In a single window of the Pseudomonas entomophila genome:
- the minC gene encoding septum site-determining protein MinC yields the protein MQTMSPNQTPDNAPVFQLKGSMLAITVLELARNDLESLDRQLAAKVAQAPNFFSNTPLVLALDKLPADEGAIDLPGLMRICRHHGLRTLAIRASRIEDIAAAIAIDLPVLPPSGARERPLEPEPEVKKPEPEPTPPPTPAEPEVRPTRIITSPVRGGQQIYAQGGDLVVTGSVSPGAELLADGNIHVYGAMRGRALAGIKGNTKARIFCQQMTAEMVSIAGQYKVCEDLRRDPLWGSGVQVSLSGDVLNITRL from the coding sequence ATGCAGACCATGAGCCCCAACCAGACACCCGACAACGCCCCCGTGTTCCAGCTCAAGGGCAGCATGCTTGCCATCACCGTGCTGGAACTGGCGCGCAACGACCTCGAATCCCTCGACCGCCAGTTGGCGGCGAAGGTGGCGCAGGCGCCGAATTTCTTCAGCAACACCCCGCTGGTGCTGGCCCTGGACAAGCTGCCTGCTGACGAAGGCGCCATCGACCTGCCCGGGCTGATGCGCATCTGCCGTCACCATGGCCTGCGCACCCTGGCGATCCGCGCCAGCCGCATCGAGGACATCGCCGCGGCGATCGCCATCGACCTGCCGGTGCTGCCCCCGTCAGGTGCCCGCGAGCGCCCGCTGGAGCCCGAGCCAGAAGTGAAGAAGCCCGAGCCAGAGCCCACCCCGCCGCCGACGCCGGCCGAACCTGAGGTGCGCCCGACGCGCATCATCACCTCACCGGTGCGTGGCGGCCAGCAGATCTACGCCCAGGGCGGCGACCTGGTGGTCACCGGCTCCGTAAGCCCAGGCGCGGAACTTCTCGCCGACGGCAACATCCATGTGTACGGCGCCATGCGCGGCCGTGCCCTGGCAGGAATCAAGGGCAATACCAAAGCGCGCATCTTCTGCCAGCAGATGACCGCGGAAATGGTCTCCATCGCCGGCCAGTACAAGGTCTGCGAAGACCTGCGCCGCGACCCGCTGTGGGGCTCGGGCGTGCAGGTCAGCCTGTCCGGCGACGTGTTGAACATCACCCGTCTTTAA
- a CDS encoding MlaA family lipoprotein encodes MVNRLLLVTALLASGYALAEETAPRASVVESDTIGTLSAETDGFLDPLRELKFNPGLDQREFERSTLAALNVYDPLESMNRRIYHFNYRFDEWVFLPVVNGYRYVTPGFVRTGVSNFFSNLGDVPNLFNSVLQLKPRRSAEITARLMFNTLIGVGGLWDPATKMGLPKQNEDFGQTLGVYGVPDGPYIMLPILGPSNLRDTTGLVVDYVGERELNYLNMAEAAEGHPEITLLRVIDRRYTNNFRYGQTNSPFEYEKLRYVYTQARKLQIAE; translated from the coding sequence GTGGTTAACAGACTGCTGCTCGTCACCGCCCTGCTCGCCAGCGGCTACGCCCTGGCCGAGGAGACCGCGCCGCGTGCCAGCGTGGTCGAATCCGACACCATCGGCACCCTCTCGGCGGAAACCGACGGTTTCCTCGACCCGCTGCGCGAGCTGAAATTCAACCCGGGCCTGGACCAGCGCGAGTTCGAGCGCTCGACCCTGGCCGCGCTGAATGTGTACGACCCGCTGGAGTCGATGAACCGGCGCATCTATCACTTCAACTACCGCTTCGACGAGTGGGTATTCCTGCCGGTGGTCAACGGTTACCGCTACGTCACACCGGGCTTCGTGCGTACCGGCGTCAGCAACTTCTTCAGCAACCTTGGGGATGTGCCCAACCTGTTCAACAGCGTGCTGCAGCTCAAGCCCAGGCGCTCGGCGGAAATCACCGCGCGGTTGATGTTCAACACCCTCATTGGCGTCGGTGGGTTGTGGGACCCGGCAACGAAGATGGGCCTACCGAAACAGAACGAGGACTTCGGCCAGACCCTGGGCGTCTATGGCGTGCCGGACGGGCCGTACATCATGTTGCCGATCCTGGGGCCGTCGAACCTGCGCGACACCACCGGGCTGGTGGTGGACTACGTGGGCGAGCGGGAGCTCAACTACCTCAACATGGCCGAGGCGGCCGAGGGCCACCCCGAGATCACCCTGCTGCGTGTCATCGACCGGCGCTACACCAACAACTTCCGTTACGGGCAGACCAATTCGCCGTTCGAGTACGAGAAGCTGCGCTACGTGTACACCCAAGCGCGCAAGTTGCAGATCGCCGAGTAA
- a CDS encoding lipid A biosynthesis lauroyl acyltransferase, with protein MERPRFRSSFLHPRFWGLWLGLGLLWLVAQLPYRALLALGRALGAVMYRVAGERRRIAARNLELCFPELSGDERQRLLKENFASTGIAFFEMAMSWWWPKARLARLAHIEGIEHLQAAQREGEGAILMAVHFTTLEIGAALLGQVHTIDGMYREHGNAVFDFIQRRGRERHNLDSLAVERDDVRGMLKLLRKGRAIWYAPDQDYGIKQSIFVPLFGIPAATVTATTKFARLGKARVIPFTQKRLEDGSGYRLVVHPPLEGFPGESEEADCLRINQWVEGVLRECPEQYLWAHRRFKSRPEGEPRLYDQKAR; from the coding sequence ATGGAACGCCCGCGTTTTCGATCCTCTTTCCTTCACCCGCGATTCTGGGGCCTGTGGCTGGGGCTGGGGCTGCTGTGGCTGGTCGCGCAACTGCCGTACCGAGCCCTGCTGGCGCTGGGGCGTGCCCTGGGCGCGGTGATGTACCGTGTGGCCGGCGAGCGCCGGCGCATCGCCGCGCGCAACCTCGAGCTGTGTTTCCCGGAACTGTCCGGCGACGAACGGCAGCGCCTGCTCAAGGAAAACTTCGCCTCCACCGGCATCGCCTTCTTCGAAATGGCCATGAGTTGGTGGTGGCCAAAGGCCCGGTTGGCACGCCTGGCCCATATCGAGGGCATCGAGCACCTGCAGGCCGCCCAGCGTGAAGGCGAGGGCGCCATCCTCATGGCCGTGCATTTCACCACCCTGGAGATCGGCGCCGCGTTGCTGGGGCAGGTCCACACCATCGACGGCATGTACCGCGAGCACGGCAACGCGGTGTTCGACTTCATCCAGCGCCGTGGCCGCGAGCGCCACAACCTCGACTCACTGGCGGTGGAGCGCGACGACGTGCGAGGCATGCTCAAGTTGCTGCGCAAGGGGCGGGCGATCTGGTACGCCCCGGACCAGGACTACGGCATCAAGCAGAGCATCTTCGTGCCGCTGTTCGGTATCCCGGCCGCCACCGTCACCGCCACCACCAAGTTCGCCCGCCTTGGCAAGGCCCGGGTGATTCCATTCACCCAGAAGCGCCTGGAGGATGGCAGCGGCTATCGTCTGGTGGTGCACCCGCCGCTCGAGGGCTTCCCGGGAGAGAGCGAAGAGGCCGATTGCCTGCGCATCAACCAGTGGGTCGAGGGTGTGTTGCGTGAGTGCCCCGAGCAATACCTGTGGGCGCACCGGCGCTTCAAGTCGCGGCCCGAGGGCGAGCCGCGGTTGTACGACCAAAAAGCACGCTGA
- a CDS encoding patatin-like phospholipase family protein → MTPTTGLILSGGGARAAYQVGVLAGIAELLPAGAANPFPVIVGTSAGAINAVKLASGATRFAESVQQLTTFWQHFRSHLVLRSDWPGVIRQASRFVGHSLLGLGGHVPVALVDSRPLRALLHKHLDLDGIGHSLASNQLRAVAVTAFGYESGQAVTFYQGRDTIEPWLRHRRIGMPTPLTIDHLLASSAIPLLFAPVRLGEEYFGDGAVRQSAPISPALHLGASRVLVVGVSGNPQRPAPPLPTQRVFSGQQPSLAQIGGHLLNSTFIDSLEDDIELLQRLNHLSHLLPAHLDTRRLGLAPIEVLVVAPSQPLDEIAARHRRELPAALRLFLRGPGATKTSGAGVLSYLLFEASYCSELIELGRKDALAKKRELAQFLGLAS, encoded by the coding sequence ATGACCCCCACCACCGGCCTGATCCTCTCCGGCGGCGGCGCCCGTGCCGCCTACCAGGTCGGCGTGCTCGCCGGCATTGCCGAACTGCTGCCTGCCGGCGCGGCCAACCCGTTCCCGGTGATCGTCGGCACTTCGGCTGGCGCCATCAATGCCGTCAAGTTGGCCAGCGGCGCCACCCGCTTCGCTGAGTCGGTACAGCAGCTCACCACTTTCTGGCAACACTTTCGCAGCCATTTGGTACTGCGCAGCGACTGGCCGGGGGTGATCCGCCAGGCCAGCCGCTTCGTCGGGCACAGCCTGCTGGGGCTGGGTGGCCATGTACCCGTGGCGCTGGTCGACAGCCGCCCGTTGCGTGCTTTGCTGCACAAGCACCTCGACCTCGATGGCATTGGCCACTCCCTGGCGTCCAACCAGCTGCGCGCCGTTGCCGTCACCGCCTTCGGTTACGAATCGGGCCAGGCCGTGACCTTCTACCAGGGCCGCGACACCATCGAGCCCTGGCTGCGCCACCGCCGCATCGGCATGCCCACGCCGCTGACCATCGACCACTTGCTGGCCAGCTCGGCGATCCCGTTGCTGTTCGCCCCGGTGCGCCTGGGCGAGGAGTACTTCGGCGATGGCGCGGTGCGCCAGTCGGCGCCGATCAGCCCGGCACTGCACCTGGGCGCCAGCCGGGTGCTGGTGGTGGGGGTCAGCGGCAACCCACAGCGGCCCGCGCCGCCGTTGCCGACCCAGCGCGTGTTCAGCGGCCAGCAACCAAGCCTGGCGCAGATTGGCGGGCACTTGCTCAACAGCACCTTCATCGACAGCCTCGAGGACGACATCGAGCTGCTGCAGCGGCTGAACCACCTCAGTCACTTGCTGCCCGCGCACCTGGACACACGGCGCCTGGGCCTGGCGCCGATCGAGGTGCTGGTGGTGGCGCCCAGCCAGCCGCTGGATGAGATCGCCGCGCGGCACCGGCGCGAGCTGCCGGCGGCGCTGCGCCTGTTCCTGCGCGGGCCGGGGGCGACCAAGACCAGTGGGGCGGGAGTGTTGAGCTATCTACTGTTCGAGGCGAGTTACTGTAGTGAGTTGATCGAGCTGGGGCGCAAGGATGCGCTGGCAAAAAAACGGGAGCTCGCACAGTTTCTTGGATTGGCGAGTTGA